From Styela clava chromosome 6, kaStyClav1.hap1.2, whole genome shotgun sequence, one genomic window encodes:
- the LOC120330977 gene encoding ragulator complex protein LAMTOR1-like has protein sequence MGCLESCLKKNEEEADERTSLLGNGNSTIANTAPINTQVIAEEHTPIGSVSRSQQDEQTLLNGILTKYSSDVIDVTAIDSRIDAVEYMNRVTLYNRKLTALGGRLEVRKPSLRSACNNPATLLGGPMPSFDDIMLINEISESLAVAAGDIRVIRKQDLTIDLAQR, from the exons ATGGGTTGCCTCGAGAGTTGTTTAAAGAAAAATGAGGAGGAAGCGGATGAGCGAACATCGTTGCTAGGAAACGGGAATAGTACAATTGCGAACACAGCCCCAATCAATACACAAGTCATCGCAGAG GAGCATACACCTATTGGAAGCGTATCACGAAGCCAACAGGACGAACAGACGTTACTTAATGGAATTCtaacaaaatattcatctgACGTTATTGACGTAACAGCGATAGATTCGAGGATTGACGCTGTGGAATATATGAACAGAGTGACGCTGTATAATAGAAAATTAACAG CTCTTGGAGGGAGATTGGAGGTGAGAAAGCCGTCGTTACGGTCCGCTTGCAACAATCCTGCAACGTTACTCGGCGGTCCAATGCCTTCATTTGATGACATCATGCTTATTAATGAAATCAGCGAGAGTTTGGCTGTTGCCGCGGGAGACATACGTGTCATAAGGAAACAAGACTTAACAATTGATCTCGCTCAGCGATGA